The Solidesulfovibrio fructosivorans JJ] DNA segment TACGACGACGTGGACCACGACCTGCGCCTGGCCCTGTCCGGCCGTCCGCCGGTCTACCAAGGCCATCTGGTCGTCGGCCACCGCCGACCGGCTCCGGTCTTCGCTCCGCCCAAGCCAGACCAGCAAGCCGGCGGCGAGGCCAACCTGCACAAGCTTCTGGCCAAGCATCGGGACCGCTTCACCGAGCTTGGGGACGGCATGCGCCGCTGCGCGCGCGAGGATCTGATCGCCAAATGGGGGGAGCTTACGGATACCGCCGAGAGCGACGAGGCTTAGGCGATCTCGTCGCCCAAGGAAAAACGCAGCCGGAAAACCGAACCCGGTGAGGCGGGACCAAAGGTCAAAACCCCGCGCAATTGGCGCGTGAGCTGCACAATCAGCTGCATGCCGAGGGATTTGACCGCGTCGGGATGGAAGTTTTGCGGCAAGCCCACGCCATCGTCCTCCACCACGGCCTGTACCTGAACGCCTTCCCGGGTCACCGTCAGACGGATATTTCCCTCCTGGCGGTCGGCAAAGGCGTGCTTGGCGGCGTTGGTCACCAACTCGTTGATGATGAGCCCGAACGGGATGGCCTTGTCCACGGTGACGCGGCATTCGGCCAGGTTCAGGGCGAAGCCGATGCTTTTTTGCCCCCGCAGCGACTGGACCACCTTGGGCACCAGCCGCTCCAGGTACTCCTTGAGGTCCACCCGGGCCAGATCGCCCGAGCGGTAAAGCTCTTCGTGAATGAGCGCCATGGAAGCGATGCGGTTGCGGCTTTCCTCGAAAATCTCCTGGACCGCCGGGTCCGCGATGGCGTCTTTTTGCAGAAAAAGCAGGCTGGAAATGACTTGCAGGTTGTTTTTGACCCGGTGGTGCACTTCCTTGAGCAGCACTTCCTTTTCCAGAAGCGAATCGCGCAACTGCCGCTCCCGCACCTTGTCCTGGGTGACGTCGCGAATGACTCCCACGATGAAGCGCGCCCCCGAAGCGTCGACGAAAAGCCCCTTGCGCGTGACCAGGGTATGCCCCCGCCCCTCCTTGTCCGTGAACCGTTCCTCGAAGAGGTCCTCGTTCCCGGTTTCCAAAACGATATTGTCGCGGGCGATGAACACATCCGCTTCTTCCCGGGCCACGAAATCATAGTCCGTCGCGCCGACGATCGCTTCCGCCGGCTGGCGAAGCATGGCGCAAAGCGCCCCGTTGACCAGCACGAACCGGTGTTCCTTGTCCTTGACGAAGACCGGATCGGGAATAGCTTCCACGAGCATGCCCAAAAACTCGCGGGAACGGCGCAATTCGGCTTCCACGGCCCGGCGCTCGGTCAGATCGCGCAAAACGCCCACCACGCCCAGGAACTCGCCCCCGGCGTCGAAGTACGGCCGCACCACCGCTTCCGCCCAGACCGTCCCGCCTTCCTTGCGGCGCAACTCCAGCTCCAGGCGGCTGACGAAGTTGGGATCGACCTTGTCGTCGACGATCAGCCGCTCGGCCGCCTGACGCACACGGGCGGCCGAAGCGGGCGTCATCATCTGCTCGATGGTTTCGGCCATGACCTCCTTGACGCTCACCCCGCGAAGCCGGCGGATCGAAGGGCTGACGTAGGTCGGGCGTAATCGCGGGTCCATGGTGAAAATGACGTCGTGGGAATTGTCGGCCAGCAGACGGTAGGCACGGTCGCGTTCCCGCAGGTCGCGTTCGATGCTCTTGCGGCGCGAGATGTCGCGAACGAACACCAAGGCCCCGGCCGTGGCGTCAAGCGCGAACGGCACGGCGGCCACCTCCACCTCGATGGGCGTGCCGTCCAGACGCAGGTAGCGCTGTTCCCGAAGCCGCGCCGGTCCCTGGAGCAGCATGTTTCGCCGCATTCGCTCCGTCGTGGCGTCCTGGGAATCCTCGTGCACGAACTTCAGAACGTCCTGGCCCACGATCGCTTCAGGGCTTGCCGCGCCGAAAAGCTTGGCGGCCTCCGGATTGGCGAAAACAAACCGGACCCCGTCGTGGATGAGTATGGCGTCGGGCGCGCTTTCCACCACCAGCCGATACTGTTCGCGGCTTTCGCGCAGTTCGTGTTCCTTACGCCGAAAGGCGGCCACATGGCGATACAGGAGGATGAAAAGCAGCAGCGAGGTGATGACGACAAACCCAAGCCCCTTGTAGGAGGAGACCCGCAGCAACAGGTCGGGATCGTCGCGGAACAGGGAAGAAACCAGTCGGTCGGACAAAAGGATCCAGAGGATACCGACCAGCAAATAGACCAGGGTGATCCGCGCGGGTTTGAGGCTGACCAGCCTTTCCGGGGCGTCCTCACCGTTTTGTCGCGTTATGCCCATCCGTCCGCCTTGTTGACGCGGAGTCGTTTCGAACCGCCCCCCGGGTCGTCTACAACATGTCCACAGGATCGAGATCCAGGGTGAAGCGCACCTTGGCCGCGCCGGCCAGGGCCTCCCGACCGGCGGCGAACACCCGGCGCACGCACTGCCAGTCCGGGGATTTGAGCAGGCAGTGAAACCGCCTGCGCCCGGCGACCAGGGCCAACGGCGCCGGGGCCGGCCCCAACACCCGCACTCCGAGCTTGGCCGCGACCTGGCGCATGGCCTCCCCCGCGGCGGCGACGGCGGTGAGGCCGGCCTCCCACTCCCGGGGAAAGCTTACGCGCGCAAGTCCCAGTCGTGTAAATGGAGGATAGCACAAGCGCTTGCGCCGGGAAAGCTCCAGTTCGAAAAAACCTTCAAAATCACCTTTTACCACAAATTGGAAAAAGGGATCGTCGGGCATGCGTGTCTGGATGAGCACACTTCCCGGCCGTTCTCCCCGGCCCGCCCGGCCGGCCAACTGGGTCAGCAGTTGGAAGGTCCGCTCCGAAGCCCGGTAATCGGGCAGATTGCGCCCGAGATCCGCGTCGGCCGCGATCACCAGGGTCACGTCCGGAAAATGATGTCCCTTGGAGAGCATCTGGGTGCCGACCAGCACCTTGGCCCGGCCCGAGGCGAAATCGGCCAGGATGGCCTCGGCCCGCTCGGGCCGCCGGGCGATGTCCTTGTCGAGGCGGGCCACTTCGGTCCCGGCCGGCAGAATGCCGGCCAACTGCTCCTCAAGCATCTCCGCGCCCACACCCATGGGCAGGAAACTCGCTCCGCCGCAGATCGGACACGGCGCGGGGTGGGGCCGGCTGTGGCCGCAATAATGGCAGACCAGCCGTTCCCGGTCCTTGTGGTAGGTGAGCGACAGATCGCAATGGGGGCAACGCACCGGGGTCTCGCAGTCGAGGCAGAAAAGAAGCGGCGCATAGCCACGGCGGTTGAGGAGAATCATGGCCTGGTCGCCATCGGCCACGGTCTCGGCCAAGGCGGCGGCGGCCCGGTCGGTCAACACGCCCACCCGGTCGCCGGTTTCGCGCTGCCCGGCCACGGAGGTGAGTTTTTGCGCCCCGCGCATGTCCACCAGTTCGATGGCCGGCATGCCGCCGCCGCCGATACGGGAGGGCAGGCGCACCATGGGCACATGGCCTTCCCGGGCGGCATGGAAGGTCTTGACGTCGGGCGTGGCCGAACCGAGCACAAGCAGGGCCCCGGCCCGACGCGCCCGGAAAAAGGCCACTTCCTTGGCCTGGTACGGCAGCCGGTCCTCCTGCTTGAACGCGCCGTCGTGCTCCTCGTCGAGGACGATCAGCCCGATGTCGCGAAGAGGCAAAAAAAGGGCCGAACGGGTGCCGACCACAAGCCGCGGCGCGTCGTCCCCGCCAGAGCGGCGAAAGGCGAATTCGCGCGCGGCCGGCGGCTGGTAGCCGTGGTAGAGCAAGGGCGGGCAGCCCGGAAAAGCCTTGGCGGCGGCCCGGTGGAGCCGGGCGGCCAAGGCCACTTCCGGAGCGAGCAGCAGCACCTGCCGCCCCCTCGCCAGGGCCTTGGCGGCAAGTTCCATATAAAGACGCGTCTTGCCGCTGCCGGTCACGCCGAAGACCAGCCGCGCCGCGCCGTCCGGGGCCTCGATCACCGGCCCCAGACTTTCCAGGGCGGCCGCCTGGGCGGTGGTCAGAGGCGGCATGGCGGCCAGGGACGTCTCCCCGCCCCGCTCCGCGAGAGGCCCGACCGCACACTCCGCCGCGCCGGCGCCGTCGTCGAGGCGCACCAGCCCGAGCCCCACCAGCCGGCGCAAGACGGTGAGCGTATCCGGGCCGCACTTTTTCTTGAGGTCGGAAAGCGGCATGGGGCCGACGTCGCACAGGGCATCGAGGACCGCTATCTGGCGGGCCGCGCCGGGACGCACCGGCCAGGGCGGATCGGCGGCAAGGGCGCACAACGGGTCGGCCGCTTCCTCGGACAGCCTACAGCCCATGGTCCCTTCCCGCCAAGCGGCGACCAGTCCGGCCCGGGCCGCCGGGGCAAGGCGGGAAAGCGCCTTGGCCGCGATGCGCCGGGGCAGGCCGGATTCGGTCACCTCGAAAACCACCTGGGAAGTGCGCATGCCCCGCGGCAACAGCGTTCCCAAAATGCGGCCGGGCTCGGCCATGTGCCGGCTGGCCAGATTTTTCACCAGTTCCAGATAGTCGGCGTCGCAGGCCGGACGGCGCTCCAGGGGCCACAGCGCCGGACGCAGGCGAACGCCTTCGGGCGGCGGCGTCCCGACCTCCCAGACCACGCCGGCCCGCAACATGCCGGCAACCGGCACAAGCAGGCACAACCCGACCGGAAAGTCCTCGGGGGTGAAACCGTCCGGCACGGTATAGGTCAGGATGGCATAGGGCGGGGCCGTCAGGGCGACGGCCAGCGAGGGGGCGGCGGTCATGGGACGCATACGAACCAGGGGAGAACCTTTCCCACGGGAAGGTTCTTGCCCCAGGCACCTTCTTCACAGACTTTTGAGGATAACAGAATGTGATTTCTATCCAGGCAACAAGACGGGCAACGATGGGACGGGAAAGCCCGAGAGGGGAGAACCCGGTTTCCTGGGTT contains these protein-coding regions:
- a CDS encoding PAS domain S-box protein, producing MGITRQNGEDAPERLVSLKPARITLVYLLVGILWILLSDRLVSSLFRDDPDLLLRVSSYKGLGFVVITSLLLFILLYRHVAAFRRKEHELRESREQYRLVVESAPDAILIHDGVRFVFANPEAAKLFGAASPEAIVGQDVLKFVHEDSQDATTERMRRNMLLQGPARLREQRYLRLDGTPIEVEVAAVPFALDATAGALVFVRDISRRKSIERDLRERDRAYRLLADNSHDVIFTMDPRLRPTYVSPSIRRLRGVSVKEVMAETIEQMMTPASAARVRQAAERLIVDDKVDPNFVSRLELELRRKEGGTVWAEAVVRPYFDAGGEFLGVVGVLRDLTERRAVEAELRRSREFLGMLVEAIPDPVFVKDKEHRFVLVNGALCAMLRQPAEAIVGATDYDFVAREEADVFIARDNIVLETGNEDLFEERFTDKEGRGHTLVTRKGLFVDASGARFIVGVIRDVTQDKVRERQLRDSLLEKEVLLKEVHHRVKNNLQVISSLLFLQKDAIADPAVQEIFEESRNRIASMALIHEELYRSGDLARVDLKEYLERLVPKVVQSLRGQKSIGFALNLAECRVTVDKAIPFGLIINELVTNAAKHAFADRQEGNIRLTVTREGVQVQAVVEDDGVGLPQNFHPDAVKSLGMQLIVQLTRQLRGVLTFGPASPGSVFRLRFSLGDEIA
- the priA gene encoding replication restart helicase PriA: MTAAPSLAVALTAPPYAILTYTVPDGFTPEDFPVGLCLLVPVAGMLRAGVVWEVGTPPPEGVRLRPALWPLERRPACDADYLELVKNLASRHMAEPGRILGTLLPRGMRTSQVVFEVTESGLPRRIAAKALSRLAPAARAGLVAAWREGTMGCRLSEEAADPLCALAADPPWPVRPGAARQIAVLDALCDVGPMPLSDLKKKCGPDTLTVLRRLVGLGLVRLDDGAGAAECAVGPLAERGGETSLAAMPPLTTAQAAALESLGPVIEAPDGAARLVFGVTGSGKTRLYMELAAKALARGRQVLLLAPEVALAARLHRAAAKAFPGCPPLLYHGYQPPAAREFAFRRSGGDDAPRLVVGTRSALFLPLRDIGLIVLDEEHDGAFKQEDRLPYQAKEVAFFRARRAGALLVLGSATPDVKTFHAAREGHVPMVRLPSRIGGGGMPAIELVDMRGAQKLTSVAGQRETGDRVGVLTDRAAAALAETVADGDQAMILLNRRGYAPLLFCLDCETPVRCPHCDLSLTYHKDRERLVCHYCGHSRPHPAPCPICGGASFLPMGVGAEMLEEQLAGILPAGTEVARLDKDIARRPERAEAILADFASGRAKVLVGTQMLSKGHHFPDVTLVIAADADLGRNLPDYRASERTFQLLTQLAGRAGRGERPGSVLIQTRMPDDPFFQFVVKGDFEGFFELELSRRKRLCYPPFTRLGLARVSFPREWEAGLTAVAAAGEAMRQVAAKLGVRVLGPAPAPLALVAGRRRFHCLLKSPDWQCVRRVFAAGREALAGAAKVRFTLDLDPVDML